CGTGATTTTGCGTTTTGGAGATGCGTCTAAGCAGAACTTCATATTTTCAGAAGCTAATGAGTGGAGTGTTCCCTGATATTGGCTCCTATCCATTATCCCTTGGTCTCTGCTACACAGCACATACACATTCAAATACTTAAGTTATGAACAATTACGGGAGAGAGAACAGCaaatgaaaaagattaaaagtAGGAGAGCATTTTTACGAATTGGATGAAGAATTTCTCTTGTACAGGCAAAAGGGTTCTCCATGTCTATTCTCCACATTCTCTTTCCAGCAGATCCTTTCAAGATCTTGGTCCAGCTCTTCGACCAGCCATCCATTTGCTTTTGGATCTTTGCAACTAGTCAGACCCAATACCCCTACCACTGACTCGTCCACACTTGTTGGATAGCTTCTAGACCGCCCATGTTTTCTACCTCTCGGACTTGATGACCAACTGACATGCGGGAACTGCAAAATAATCCGCATGAGTAGCCTAAAAGTGCTTCGAAATGTTTGTCTTATCAGATCTTAAGAGAGAGTACATACCTCCACATTGTTTGAGCTGTGGGAATTTATCTCTAGCAGAGTAGGATTGGTGATTAGACTGAAAGTTGTATCATCAATGTTCCTCAAGTCTCCACCAAACATGAGGGGGGACTTGGCAATCGACCACATTGTCATCTACATATAATCTATTAGCTTGAAATATGGTTTTCTGATTCCAAGCAAATAGTgaagtcacaaaaaaatcctCATTACCTGAGTTCTTTGCTCCTTCGGGTTAAGCCTACATTGCCTATGAGGGCCTTCATTTGAACCTAATTGTTGAGAGAGTTTTCACTTCAGCAATACATCACTACACCTACTTTTCCAGAGGTAAAGACAGGAAGTTTCACTTAAGCAAAATATTGGATACTGCAAAAGTTACATAAGGAAGGAGCCCTGACAGCCACTGTCTAGTGACATCTGCCCACGATCGTGAGGTATCAAACTATCTTTCTGCTGCATTCTAAAATGGCAGGCAACTTGACAATAGGGCACATGAAATCAGTTTGCATAAGCTACTGTGAGAATTCACTCTACACGTGCAACCCAGACAGAGTCCACTATGTTGACTCCCCAAAGGAGTAGTCAAGGCATAACCTTCAAGGGTAAAGCCTTACCATCACGGTGAAGCCTATCTGGCTCCTTGTGGACATTAAGTTTTACAACATCAAATGATTAGCATGTCAATTACTTTGTTCTAAAAGTCCAAAGCGATCTGCTAGAGCACTAGTGGGTGTAATCTCTCGGCTCCTCATGTAGCAGTAATCCGAACCATTTGcaagaaatattaatttgaTTGGGTGCTACGGCTGTTAAAGCAGCTTTATAACCACTTACTAGTCCAGCCAATCCCTTAGGGGAAGAATGAAGCAACAGACCTTCAAGTTTATCGGAGAATAAGACAAGCCCAATGTTATTACCTGGATCAGTGAGATATCCCAGTggtagcatatcaaggtcaggcCATGATGTCCCCAACAAGCCACTGGAGCCAATCATTTTAGCAGCAGCGAAATCCCTAATGAACAATAAAGTAATGAGACTATTAACAGGTAGTCCAGGTCCATGACATTTGCGTTCTACTGTGACATGTTAAATCACCTTGCAACATCAAAATGTGCTGCAATATCTGCCCAAATATCCCAATGATCCCCAGTAATTCTGTACATGTTGCTCAATACACTCACTCCCTTTGCCATGTCTGGTGTCGCACTAGTTCCAGGAGACAGAGAATACAGGATGGGACGATCTAGCTCCTTTAGAACCTGTGAGAGGCCACAGCAGATATTGGATCCACTTCAGTTTTCTTTTGTAGAAAGGGCTGTTGAGTGGGTGAATCAAAGGTTAAGAACCATCATATCGCACCTCTGAGATGTACGTGATCTCATTTATATTCAGATCATCGCCAAATACACAGTCGTTTTTAACTGCATCAAAATGATAAACAGCTAGTGTTAAGGATAGGGATTCATAATCAAGTTCATTTCCAGTCGTTTATCTAGTTATATCATTGTTAGAAACTAATTGAAGCAGTTTGAATTTAAGAGGTGACAGCGGCAGAAAAAATACACGGATATCATGGTCACTCACTGAAATCAACGCCCCACGATGCATATTGCTGATAAAGTGACCTCAAGAAAGCCTTTCCAGCTCCTAAGTCAGTGTTTACACTCATGAATCCATGTGGCATCCAAGCACAAGTCTTTTCCTTAAGAGCTATATCTTGTGCATGCCAAACCCGACCGGACTCTTCATATGCACGTCCCTAGTAGAGAAACAGAATGGAAGTAGAACAATAATTTCAGAGAAATTGAGGGTCACACTTGATGCTCTTCTTAAGGCTATGGCGGCAGATCAGTCATTTAGGCCATTCGATGAAAGTGAACATAAATACTTAAAAGAAACTCACTCAAATGAGGAATTTCAACACCAATGAGAAAATTTCAGGTCAATCTAGTCTAAAAGAAGGCTTTGTACAACTGGGAGAAAATGAAGCCTACAAGTAAAAGGAACGAACCGTGGTCATATCCAGGATTGGAGAGTTAACATTGACAGCTTGCGTGCTTATTCCTCTCATGACATGTATCCCGAACTTCAGACCCGCGCTATGGACTTTGTTTGCGACTTCAGTGAACCCTTTGCCACCACTAGACGAAGGCCATCGATCTGGGTCAGGGATCATTCTTCCCCATTCATCAATCACATCAAATCCCAGAGAATCGGCGCTAGCGCCTGGCACTTTTCTCCGGTACCAAAGGTAGTCGACAACTGCATACTGCATATTTTGGAGggaagagacaaagaaaaaggataaaaaaaaaaataaaaaatgctttaGTTTCACTAAGAGTGCTCCGCTATTCtacataaaaagaaacaaaacatatCGGTGAATGTCACAGTAGCATGTATATAACCTCATATCCCTGGGCATATAGCTTCTGGGAAAGAATCTCGGCATTTTGCAGAAACTCTTCTTCGGAGATGATCCAGGAAAAGGAATTATAAGAATTCCAACCTCTTGGAGGGGTGCTAGCACGCTGTTCAGACGAGACACTGAAACTTTGAAAATTAGCCTTTTACTACTTGGTTCACCTAATTAGAACTCCCGAATACTTCACATGTTGCTAAAGACCCAATAAATTAACATCTTAAGGGTAAATACATTGCTTTACACATACGAAGATTCCAACCAACATTATTGTATAAGTTAGTATTTTTACACACAATGTTGTCAAAATACATCAAAGCATTAATTTTGCTGGAGATATCCAAGACCATCCTTGTTAGAGCCACCATTATTCAAGCAAAATATCAACTACAGAATAGAAAATACAGAAGTTGTCGCAGAATAATCTATATAAAGCAACTCACACCAAAAAGTCCAAGACCAACCCAAGTCATCATAAACCGACAGAGACATGAACGAATCAGTTTCCGAAAGTCACTTGGATTGTTTCTccaaaactttcatgaagaactcacGACAAACCCGTCTGTCATATCTCCACCATTGGAGAATATAAGTCACCAACAAGAGCCATCAGAGCTTATTGGTTAGGTCGGTACTTTGCAGTACCAGACGAAAAACGCAACGATTCTCATCACCACATATTCAGAACTGCCTTTCTTTTAGTCGAGCATTAAGAAAAACGACATATTCTAATTCGATTTCGCGGTGAACAAGCACATAAGTAAGGCGAATGTGACTCGAGCTTCACCTGAgaacaaggaggaagaagaagaaggaagagagggggatggagagggagagcttCATCGCCGAGAGTGCTGATTGAGTTTGAAGTAGTGACCACGCAAACACTTATACTTGGTTTTGATACGAGCATAGAATATTTTTACTTTCCtttgaggaaggaaattcaCTAATTATCTCAATTAATAGACTCAAATATATTGTAGGCTAATTTGAGATTGAGTCATATGGAAACTCGAATGTGACTTTACTAattagatttataattttttgagttaGCATATGGAAGCTTTTTTAAGAACATATTTTCTTTGCAATCCGATATTGTTTATTAACTATGTAATCCTCTACGTAATTGTTCTTTCTAATTTCAGTCagtctttccttcttttggcgATATTCATTTGGTAATATGAATCGTGTATCTTGCTGAATAATGAACATGGCAAAGAAAAGTTACTACCTTGAATCTTTCTTactgagtttttatttttttcccttcaagaAAGAATAAAATCCATAGTTGCGAAAAATATCAGTTTAAGAATGTCCTGTatgttttctttaaatttaaGATAATTTAACCACAATTATCTGGTGTTTTGATTTCACTAGATCAATGAAAGATCACTTTccatagtaaatttgtcaattaAAGATCAAGTAAAAAGTTACATTATGTAAAATGAAGGGCCAATATTTTATAGGGAAAATAATTTAATCAGTCCTAAGTTTGATCTAtggatgtcaattcaatcctaacattttcaatttttctaatttaatcttaaacttttgcaAAATTCTGATGTAGtcattctagctaatttttgttgaaaattgctaacatggtaGTTTGACATGTAGGATTATCGGTGATAATTGAACCatcatgttagtgattttcgaTGAAAATTGACTATgactatattagaattttgcataaaggtttaagattaaattagcaaaaacgAAAAGTTTCAGGCCATATGTTGTACCAGCTGAAATGGATTAAGCATTTTGTCAGCTCTTGATCTCACATGGAGACAAGCGGTTTCTCGACATGAAAAGAGACAGACGGGTGGTTGTTAAAACGTGCATGGTTGGGAGGCTGTTGTTCGGCCAGATTCGATTGGACTGGAGAGAGGAGACCCCTGAGGCCATAGATCATGTCGACCCACTTCTCGTTAGGTGTCTAAATTAAGCATTTTTAGCTCTTTTGTATAACTACATCCTCCTCTAGTTCACTTGAGTTGTGCAATTAGATTCCCATGTAATCTATCACGATCGATTCTATCAAGTTTACTCGCTTGGCATGACAGCAAATCGTTAAATATTGCTGATCGGGATAGTAGGTCGTCCCTACTTTACCGATGAGAATGCCGTCAAATGGCAAAGAGGCGAGCGGTGCGCCTCCTAACCCTCtccacttttttctttcataaccTTTTTTGGGCTCAGAAATGAGTGACAATTTTCAGCGTATGAAGAATATTATATCATCGATCATCCAAAATGGTAGTTGTAAACAACAAAAAGGTTCAACTAAAAGATCAAGCGAGCTAAAGAACTCAATTGCACGAACAAATTCAAGAACCCGATTCTGTATTCGAGGTGTGTTCGGGAATTAAAAGCATACCAAAAATGCTATTTAAtatgtctttttgttttttttttttacccagaAACCTTGAAAGCCGTAACGCTGGCGGGTAGAACCTGGAGGCAACATGGGGAAATCACCACTCCATGCCACCGGGTAAGTCACCAAGTAACTCCACTAGCCCCCTTGCGTTGCAAGGCTTCGAACCTCTCCATTCTCTCGCAAAGGATCACTgaagttgtgacatcccagattttcagtcatgttttctattgaataaatcgggcatttcattgatgtgtctatagggttgttctcagaattgatcattctagagataactagactatatggggaaaccattaagaattttaaagtaaatagacttgagaattcgactaagaatcggctactcgaccgtgttcatctttagaggtcattatggcatagatataaatcgatctgagatcagagataggtcggttcgactgagatgtgtggctaattgtgggtgacaccactaaattggaaaattctcgtcgatcaacactagattgattttcttattgttttggtaccctgtgtccgtatttgaattatcgagattttcacgataatcgagagttGTTATTGAGTCAAGTGGGTTcgttgtggcttgaagaaaatcgaccatggtcatttgcactaaaaatctccGAAAGTTACCTGGTAGCATAGGTTACGCTAAACacgcgtcgaatggaaattaaccgtgaattcgagtccgatttcataaattgaagattctatcatgtcacaataaattctaggaacgtcgactcactttcaaaagatttttcagagattttgagattttacggaaaatcgttcGAACGTCTcggaaaattaatggaaattcggattggccgaattgaagagatttttgaCTGTCAAGCCAAGCTATTTGACGATGGGGACTTGCAGAAATGTTATAGGCTTTTTCTTCAACGAAATTGGACTCCAGATTGGGGAATTTGGTGAGGAAATTAAGGTCCAAATTAGTGAAATTCGGAGCAATGGAAGAGAGCTgcattttggcttcaatttggatTATTGGTGGGATtaaatgttgagaaagtattAGGGGACATGAAGATAATCTTGGGGGCTGGTGGGGACCAAATTAATGATGAAATGAGatatttattttgacttttGGCTTCAAGCTTCCCATGCACGTTACTGCCGGTCCATATCTTCGTCGAGCGATCTCTGcttcagcaaaaaaaaagaaaaaaaagaaaagaaaaaaaaagacgggcctcttcttctcttcttcgaGATGAACCGCACGCTCAATTCCCCACCGCATCCGCCGCTTCGTCACCCATCGAAGACTCCACCGAAGCctccaaattgaagcccaacgTGGACCTCACTCCGCTGATACCTATCCACGTTGAAGACTCCACCGAAGCCAGCTCACGTCTGCCCTCTCCACCACGTTTATTTTCCTCCCAAGCCATGCGAACTTCACCCCACGTCCGGAGAAGAAGACTCCATGCATCCTTAATGGTTGGATTTCGGCCCAATTTCAGCCCATCTTGGGCCCGCGAAGCAGGTCCAAGCCCGCGACCAGTAGCTTTGCAGAAGCTCAAGACCGAAGCTCAGCCTTGATGAGTCGTGTTGTGCCGATTCTAGGCCCGGTTTGAGTGTCCGTTGATGCCGTCGAAAATTCGGAATTCGGCCGCTGTCACGCCGTCGTCGCGGTGTCCCGGTCCCcatttttaatcaagtgagtaatctcactaatccttgcttagtatactaattatgtttaaggattgattagatttaattaagtgcaattaggtggttatattagaatgtattagtgattattagttaattgcattgcatattagttaggtggttagtgtacttagctagagaactacctatactatttattgaatgcatatcGGGATTTTTCCTGACTCTTATCGGGTTTCAATTAGACATTACGGgtctaaattggatttttagtatttatttattaattttcgaaattaattatttaattatttatttttcggaaattaggccATGATAGCTGATGACcaaaatttcgtgttgattgtcatggtgtagtccgtttatttatttgagctctacgttgtgctgaattgaattaattgtgcaatttgagaaattattcctaaattgattgaaattgaatgattgatcgGTAGATAGCCAAGTAtggttatttagcatttataatgcattgatgagttgtaaatTGGAAGGAATTGGGAGATTGAACTAAGAATACTCTTGGCTGGGACCGATCGGATACAAGGTATAGATATATGTGGTTCGATGATAAGAAAATTACTAGTGAAAACGGTGCTTTAAAGAACGCACAAGTGCTGCTTATTACCTGCATTAgtatagacatacgtggtttggtgataaggaaatcactggtgAAACGGCActttaaagaacgcacgagtgcTGTCTACTACATGCATCATTATGGACatatgtggttcggtgattaaaaATATCAATGGTGAAAACGGTGCCTTATAGAATGCACGAGTGCTGTCTAGTacatatgtcaccttggcgaaaacgacgctcGAGAGCATTACTGTAGCTCTGGGATTGAGATTGCAAATGGGAGGTTTTATATTGAGAAGTGATTTGACCTGAAAATGGtttgaatgacatgtaatcgactaggtcgattgattaatGATTGATCCGTTGTCGTGAAATGACTGATTAAGTGGAAGTGACTTTGAATAGTCTGAttggcatataatcgactaggtcgattgattgagatatcgatctgtgatgtgattgctaggGTATttattgaattgtgctaatatgcaggtggaatctgaggccaaagTAAGTCTTCTAACCCGTGTATGTATAGGCAgcccggttagcgtattggtttcgtaatcgagtcttagtgggatagaacttgttgagacgtagtctcatcccaattgtgggacaacatttcaggcccgtAGATGAGCCTGTGAAGAAGGAACCAGAAGAGGACAATGAATcggtaaaagatgaagagcttgaaggatatgagcttagtgaagaagagtcagAAGAGAATCAGGATGATtctgagtacgacccggataaggactgagatcccatcctcttttgtgaatccTGTCTAAATGTGAATAGTGTGAGACCAGAAAGTTATGAATAGTtttgtgaagtactttgagttatgctctgtataaaagtatggttgtgaatttcaatatgaaaattttggtcttgctttttctatcccatcgttttattgtctggggatttataactgcttccgcatgtgctattaaaaatgaaagggtcgacgATACGTAGTTAtgagatatcgcattataaaatcgaccaaatagaaagatgtgtgcgtgcccgaggatcggggcgtgacagaagCCTACTcagcggagccaccacggcTAGTGGTTATTTAATATGTCTTGCTACTCAGTAAGATGGGAAAATCATAAGacatgtgaaaaagaaagaagccgCTTCACCTTTTTTTGGGTCGATAAGCTGCTTCACGTTGACCAGGTCATCAagggaaaatatatttcatatttcttttttgtgtgttaatactacaaaaaatctcaaactagtatatatatgataaattaactcaaaactaatttattaacCATCAATACCCGaaactggtatatttgtaacaaatttgttctcaaaattttttttgatgacaaaaaaactcaaattggtacatttgtaataaatttactctctgttattttttttttattaaatttgattaatataataaaaaatcataaactagtatACGTGTGACAAacaaagtgtaaaaaaaaaaactactactATAGGGGGAGGTGGaaggttcgaatccccacattTTTAGGAGGGGTTGGGGTGGAGACGATTtagttttaggagtgggtttcgattcCCATGCATTGCAAGGATGTTgggtaaaagtctgagagtgagagttaaagtaggaataaagtatgaccgacaaaaaaaaaaaaataaaattactacaTGTcatctaaattaataaaatttaatgaaaatttatgaaGGGTAAATTTCCCAGTATggaatttttgtgatattagccTTGCTCTTTTCATACTAGGCCAATACATTACATGCGTCAAATCTAAGGGTTTACCTCGTGCTGGCAATGAAGTTTCAACGTTGAACTAAAGGCTGCTATGCTAGTCCTAGGGTGTTGATCAAGACGTAAAATATAAAACAAGTGGCTCTGGAATTTGATCTCAAGACGTCGGATTCTAAATAATCTTTTCGAATTGTATTTACACTTTCCGAAACTATAAAAATTGATGCCCGTTATAGCAGCAAGACCACTTACTACTGTTCGTATAACCGATCCTTGGGCGCAAGACGGAGCAACACACCTTTGAGCTTATTGGAAAGCAAGACAAAGCCCAAAGCCAATCATTTTCAGCAGCAGAGAAGTCCCCGATGAACAATAAATTATCAGAACATATATAGGTGATCTATGTCCATGACTTTTGAGCTCGATTGTCCCATGTTAATCACCTCGCAACGTCAAAATGTGCCGCAACATCTGTCCATGAATCCTGATATTCCCGATTAATTCTGTACATGTTGGTCAATCTACTCACAGCCTTTTGCCGTCTCTGCAGTCACGCTAGTTTGAGGATGGGACGGTCAAGCCCCCTAAGAACCTGCGCAAGGCCCATCAATCTGGGTCGGATGCCATTCTTCCCCATTCGTCAAACGCATCGAATCTTAGAGAATCAACATAAGGGCCCGACACTTTTCTTTGGTactgaaggctttatttgatttgggcttaaggcccatccgccaaagttgggcctagaaagcccggcccacgggaataaggcccgtggaaagagggaggtataaaagggaggagagagagagaaaaacaaccGTTGGTAAAATTGTACGTACGCTG
This region of Eucalyptus grandis isolate ANBG69807.140 chromosome 8, ASM1654582v1, whole genome shotgun sequence genomic DNA includes:
- the LOC104416981 gene encoding probable alpha-galactosidase B; the encoded protein is MVALTRMVLDISSKINALIVSSEQRASTPPRGWNSYNSFSWIISEEEFLQNAEILSQKLYAQGYEYAVVDYLWYRRKVPGASADSLGFDVIDEWGRMIPDPDRWPSSSGGKGFTEVANKVHSAGLKFGIHVMRGISTQAVNVNSPILDMTTGRAYEESGRVWHAQDIALKEKTCAWMPHGFMSVNTDLGAGKAFLRSLYQQYASWGVDFIKNDCVFGDDLNINEITYISEVLKELDRPILYSLSPGTSATPDMAKGVSVLSNMYRITGDHWDIWADIAAHFDVARDFAAAKMIGSSGLLGTSWPDLDMLPLGYLTDPGSNEGPHRQCRLNPKEQRTQMTMWSIAKSPLMFGGDLRNIDDTTFSLITNPTLLEINSHSSNNVEFPHVSWSSSPRGRKHGRSRSYPTSVDESVVGVLGLTSCKDPKANGWLVEELDQDLERICWKENVENRHGEPFCLYKRNSSSNSDQGIMDRSQYQGTLHSLASENMKFCLDASPKRKITSSEFARASFSPCMRNANQMWEFHGNGTLISSYSGLCAEMRKVKANAVATGARSWIATGRSGEIFLAFFNLNSDDMTISMLVSDLAKALPGRTVSSCTGYEIWSGTRIDRPTLYSISRLVESHDCALYVLNCE